A stretch of Ischnura elegans chromosome 4, ioIscEleg1.1, whole genome shotgun sequence DNA encodes these proteins:
- the LOC124157438 gene encoding uncharacterized protein LOC124157438: protein MDSRRVKLNKGYKAYNRNTTPYRAIPRTTAWRLRKNVEDIRGTCLEDESMQGPLENVSSPVTDVSDNESNVESSLLSMSSSSQTSSEFSLSSTSESDCETTAKEDSTDEEDSTDEEDSTDEENADFNDWNAKLHDFTDTTVGEALYEILDLYMKHKLTKTALNEWLQFITKILPTPHYLPSNKFRFFHILTDCSGEFNAESHRYCCECFSYLGPYDSNAVERCDVCGSSEVFGRFIYIPVTDTIKYLLESEKIYQHLIQGSQVVGSVCDIVDGAMFPSSSSPFDVHLMWNTDGVPVFKSSNFQIWPILFTISNVPPGMRKETLSLAGLWCSPTKPNMNTFLSPFSKEMCSLHVDGLSWFHPELHKTVHSKVNANLVVVDAKARNEMQNLVACNGYYGCSFCEHPGERVETQKGHVIVYNYLQGGAPLRNGRKMLKQAKAAAEKESSVKGVQGPSCLALIPGLNLSSSFIPDYMHAVAEGVVRQFAFLWFDSKNCKQPYYIGLKSDEVSKKLMSIKPTNDVLRVPRSLSLLKYWKGSELRNWLLFYSSFCLANVLPVEFHEHWLLLVGAIFLLLQDKIPQEEITLAEILLKSFCSEVEELYGKRHMSYNVHQLLHLGDAVRNWGPLWATSCFMFEDKNGQLLSLIKGTQRVSEQIVSATRLI, encoded by the exons ATGGATAGTAGGAGAGTAAAGTTGAACAAAGGCTATAAAGCATACAACCGAAATACTACCCCATATAGAGCT ATTCCCAGAACCACTGCATGGCGTTTACGTAAAAATGTCGAAGACATTCGTGGAACGTGTCTGGAGGATGAGTCTATGCAGGGACCACTTGAGAATG TGTCAAGCCCAGTAACTGACGTGAGTGATAATGAAAGTAATGTTGAAAGCTCATTGTTAAGTATGTCGTCTTCTTCTCAAACATCATCCGAGTTCTCACTATCATCAACAAGTGAGAGTGATTGTGAGACAACAGCAAAGGAAGACAGCACTGACGAGGAAGACAGCACAGACGAGGAAGACAGCACTGACGAGGAAAATGCAGATTTCAATGATTGGAATGCTAAACTCCATGATTTCACAGATACTACGGTTGGAGAGGCATTATATGAAATTTTGGATCTTTATATGAAACATAAACTTACAAAAACTGCCCTAAATGAATGGCTGCAATTCATCACAAAAATTCTGCCTACTCCTCATTATTTACCTAGCAATAAGTTCCGATTTTTTCATATACTCACTGATTGCTCTGGTGAATTCAATGCAGAAAGCCACAGATATTGCTGTGAATGTTTTAGTTATTTGGGGCCTTATGATTCTAATGCTGTCGAACGGTGTGATGTATGTGGATCAAGTGAGGTATTCGGAAGATTCATTTACATTCCAGTGACTGACACTATTAAATATCTTCTTGAGAGTGAAAAAATCTACCAGCACTTGATTCAAGGCAGTCAGGTTGTTGGAAGTGTCTGTGACATAGTTGATGGTGCAATGTTTCCTTCATCATCATCTCCTTTTGACGTGCATTTGATGTGGAACACAGATGGTGTCCCAGTATTCAAAagttctaattttcaaatttggccTATTTTGTTTACGATTTCTAATGTACCCCCAGGGATGAGAAAGGAAACTTTGTCGTTGGCTGGACTATGGTGTAGTCCTACTAAGCCAAACATGAACACCTTCCTGTCACCATTTTCTAAAGAAATGTGTAGTTTGCATGTTGATGGACTGTCATGGTTTCACCCAGAACTACATAAAACTGTACATTCTAAGGTTAATGCTAATCTTGTTGTGGTTGATGCTAAAGCTCGCAATGAAATGCAAAACTTAGTGGCTTGCAATGGGTATTATGGATGCTCTTTTTGTGAGCATCCTGGAGAGAGAGTGGAGACTCAGAAAGGTCATGTAATTGTTTACAATTACTTGCAAGGGGGTGCACCTTTGAGAAATGGTAGAAAGATGCTGAAACAAGCAAAAGCTGCTGCTGAGAAGGAAAGTAGTGTGAAAGGAGTGCAGGGCCCATCATGTTTAGCTCTTATTCCTGGCttgaatttatcatcatcattcataCCTGATTATATGCATGCAGTGGCTGAAGGGGTTGTAcgtcaatttgcatttttatggTTTGATTCAAAGAATTGTAAACAGCCATACTATATAGGGTTGAAATCTGATGAAGTGAgcaaaaaattaatgtcaattaaaCCGACCAATGATGTGCTAAGGGTACCAAGAAGTTTATCTCTCTTGAAATACTGGAAGGGATCAGAGTTGAGAAATTGGTTATTATTTTACTCCTCATTTTGTTTGGCAAATGTACTCCCTGTTGAATTTCATGAACACTGGCTGTTACTGGTGGGAGCAATTTTTCTGCTTCTCCAGGACAAGATTCCTCAAGAAGAAATTACATTGgcagaaattttgttaaaatctTTCTGTTCTGAAGTTGAAGAGCTGTATGGGAAACGGCACATGTCATATAATGTTCATCAGTTACTACACTTAGGTGATGCTGTTAGGAATTGGGGGCCACTCTGGGCTACATCTTGCTTTATgtttgaagataaaaatggacAGTTGCTTTCACTTATTAAGGGCACACAGAGAGTGAGTGAACAGATTGTGAGTGCAACGAGATTGATTTGA